A region of Methylibium petroleiphilum PM1 DNA encodes the following proteins:
- a CDS encoding cold shock domain-containing protein produces the protein METTQAPTTEGLKAGTVASLNQKAGFGYVDDADGQHRYIFVFGTALKHSQARMLTVGKPVKFRVSGHGRVDELVIS, from the coding sequence ATGGAAACGACTCAAGCACCGACGACTGAAGGCCTCAAGGCTGGCACCGTTGCGAGCCTGAACCAGAAGGCAGGCTTCGGCTACGTGGACGATGCAGACGGCCAGCACCGCTACATCTTCGTCTTCGGCACGGCCCTCAAGCACTCCCAAGCGCGCATGCTCACCGTCGGGAAGCCAGTGAAGTTTCGCGTAAGCGGACACGGTCGCGTGGACGAGCTCGTCATCTCCTGA
- a CDS encoding vWA domain-containing protein produces the protein MATAPQATQSSPAASQPQGVTRHVTDEGMEKALGIGQGGKRLNTHAHDLQERIDDARDDFLEVRTFYVGGRDRHDFLKNGLLGEIVSRTPILVYDLPELKAFCNTAFVDRSGKMYIADTFCRRLLSEHDAGLDSLNYVFRHEADHLRRLHLARMLDYPHSVANAATDTRINIDIVKGEAAERAEAEKGSSLNDNEVREAIKKYLAEHAQSSISVFYGMTLEEHVKYDGMSEEAIAALMMKDWKEPPPLPNREVSFEHIMEGAAQEADNVKGMLLAGKPLAPTAPPYVMTPNELSGLAQDLRTIGKAKANPSKVSDQDLQSAYDRLAKLREHQGLIELDNQHIRAAMGLLGKGASHSSGKTGDAYLDMLKPSERVEMAMKILEKILQPQKSNGMPQQPQNGGLTIKDLERAMGRGGAPNPGNGNSQSGGQPGDQAGAQDGSGTEDMVPAPTVTHGQDHVMSTEDLAQALHDAGVSSDTMAKLGFDDLKKIPEEVKHAKDGVVSAINKASEDQMKVGSRYPGGHLLHYAKAQMLDFFKPVLTWEMAHKKLLEACGKGSRYDPTEPWTLYHVDAADMGFKHQRDVPFMGSRMPGKEQKPLMFDIIDTSGSVDDAMLKRFVSEALNQARRVSRGVAPDVLISWADTICRGVPEFISEKNYKQFLTKGINYGGRGGTNFQAAIENVLEMVKPGSKSGYAKRNIDAICYMTDSGDSVPDPARLLRKAQECGLKKLPPILFLVPKSCYDERFAKEASKWATVVYFHAGPGAKHTQKVDINAAAREQDQKNRNLKAPRP, from the coding sequence ATGGCCACCGCACCGCAAGCGACGCAATCGTCCCCCGCCGCCTCGCAGCCGCAAGGCGTGACCCGCCACGTCACCGACGAAGGCATGGAGAAGGCGCTCGGCATCGGCCAGGGCGGCAAGCGCCTGAACACGCACGCGCACGACCTTCAGGAGCGCATCGATGACGCCCGCGACGACTTCCTCGAGGTGCGCACCTTCTATGTCGGCGGCCGTGACCGGCACGACTTCCTAAAAAACGGGCTGCTGGGCGAAATCGTAAGCCGCACGCCCATCCTCGTCTACGACCTGCCCGAGCTCAAGGCGTTCTGCAACACCGCCTTCGTCGACCGCTCCGGCAAGATGTACATCGCCGACACGTTCTGCCGCCGGCTCCTCTCAGAGCATGATGCAGGCCTGGACTCGTTGAACTACGTCTTCCGCCACGAGGCGGACCACCTGCGTCGCCTTCACCTGGCGCGCATGCTGGACTACCCGCACTCGGTGGCGAATGCCGCGACGGACACGCGGATCAACATCGACATCGTGAAGGGCGAGGCGGCCGAGCGCGCGGAGGCCGAGAAGGGCTCCTCGCTCAACGACAACGAGGTCCGTGAGGCCATCAAGAAGTACCTGGCCGAGCACGCCCAATCGAGCATCAGCGTCTTCTACGGGATGACCTTGGAGGAGCACGTCAAGTACGACGGCATGTCCGAGGAGGCCATCGCGGCACTGATGATGAAGGACTGGAAGGAGCCGCCCCCGCTGCCCAATCGCGAGGTGTCCTTCGAGCACATCATGGAGGGCGCCGCCCAGGAGGCGGACAACGTCAAGGGCATGCTCCTGGCGGGGAAGCCGCTGGCGCCGACCGCCCCTCCCTACGTCATGACGCCCAACGAGCTGTCGGGCCTGGCGCAGGACTTGCGGACCATCGGCAAGGCCAAGGCGAACCCGTCCAAGGTGAGCGACCAGGACCTGCAGTCGGCCTACGACCGCCTGGCCAAGCTCCGGGAACACCAAGGCCTGATCGAGCTCGACAACCAGCACATCCGGGCAGCCATGGGTCTCCTCGGCAAGGGAGCCAGCCACTCCTCCGGCAAGACCGGCGACGCCTACCTCGACATGCTCAAGCCCTCCGAGCGCGTCGAGATGGCGATGAAGATTCTCGAGAAGATTCTGCAGCCGCAGAAGTCCAACGGGATGCCGCAGCAGCCGCAGAACGGTGGCCTCACCATCAAGGACCTCGAGCGCGCCATGGGCCGCGGCGGCGCGCCGAATCCCGGCAACGGCAACTCGCAATCCGGTGGCCAACCCGGCGACCAGGCGGGCGCCCAGGATGGCAGCGGCACCGAGGACATGGTGCCGGCGCCGACGGTCACGCACGGCCAGGACCACGTGATGAGCACCGAGGACCTCGCCCAGGCGCTGCACGACGCCGGCGTGTCGTCGGACACCATGGCCAAGCTCGGCTTCGACGACCTCAAGAAGATTCCGGAGGAGGTCAAGCACGCGAAGGATGGCGTGGTCTCGGCCATCAACAAGGCCTCCGAGGACCAGATGAAGGTGGGCTCGCGCTACCCGGGCGGGCACCTGCTGCACTACGCCAAGGCGCAGATGCTGGACTTCTTCAAGCCGGTGCTGACCTGGGAGATGGCCCACAAGAAGCTGCTGGAGGCCTGCGGCAAGGGCTCGCGCTACGACCCGACGGAGCCGTGGACGCTCTACCACGTGGACGCGGCCGACATGGGCTTCAAGCACCAGCGCGACGTGCCCTTCATGGGCAGCCGCATGCCGGGCAAGGAGCAAAAGCCGCTGATGTTCGACATCATCGACACCTCGGGCTCCGTCGATGACGCCATGCTCAAGCGCTTCGTCTCCGAGGCGCTCAACCAGGCCCGCCGGGTCTCTCGCGGTGTCGCGCCGGACGTTCTCATCAGCTGGGCCGACACCATCTGCCGCGGGGTGCCTGAGTTCATCAGCGAGAAGAACTACAAGCAGTTCCTCACCAAGGGCATCAACTACGGCGGCCGCGGCGGCACCAACTTCCAGGCGGCCATCGAGAACGTTCTCGAGATGGTGAAGCCGGGCTCGAAGTCGGGCTACGCCAAGCGCAACATCGACGCCATCTGCTACATGACCGACTCCGGTGACTCGGTGCCGGACCCGGCGCGGCTGTTGCGCAAGGCCCAGGAGTGCGGGCTGAAGAAGTTGCCCCCGATCCTCTTCCTGGTGCCCAAGTCCTGCTACGACGAGCGCTTCGCCAAGGAGGCCAGCAAGTGGGCGACCGTCGTCTACTTCCACGCCGGCCCTGGCGCCAAGCACACGCAGAAGGTCGACATCAACGCGGCCGCCCGTGAGCAAGATCAGAAGAACCGCAACCTGAAGGCCCCGCGGCCGTAA
- a CDS encoding nucleotidyltransferase family protein, with protein MYSVLSNAQAKQYLDAVAVFEDWRETSRQVLEYRGGMHWKTVAGRSYLYRTKDRLGNAKSLGPRSDATEQLYEQFTARKEALTSRLADLKETMRTHARVNAALRLGSVPNEVADVCSELDAAQLMGKSMMVIGTNAMHAYAYLAGVRFQADIMATTDVDLLWNHKAKLSLMATAEVSKDGLLGLLQRCDKTYVQDPRQRFRARSSTGFMVDLIRQMPEPPWADEPDRLAKNDLVATDISNMDWLLSAPRIEQPAVAVDGRVFMMTAPDPRAFAAFKVWLSQEPGRDPLKKGRDIAQARAVLRVLEERLPHLPLIEAMQSFPKQVVDAVKDELSSSIEPASTEAAAARRRRP; from the coding sequence GTGTACTCAGTGCTGTCGAACGCTCAGGCCAAGCAGTACCTGGACGCCGTGGCGGTGTTCGAGGACTGGCGCGAGACCTCCCGCCAGGTACTCGAGTATCGCGGTGGCATGCACTGGAAGACTGTCGCTGGCCGCTCGTACCTGTACCGCACCAAGGACCGGCTCGGGAACGCGAAGTCCCTGGGCCCGCGGAGCGATGCCACGGAGCAGCTGTACGAGCAGTTCACGGCCCGCAAGGAAGCGCTGACGAGTCGCCTGGCTGACCTCAAGGAGACGATGCGGACTCACGCGCGCGTGAATGCCGCCCTGCGTCTTGGCTCGGTGCCCAACGAGGTCGCCGATGTCTGCAGCGAGCTCGACGCTGCCCAGCTCATGGGCAAGTCCATGATGGTCATCGGCACCAACGCCATGCACGCCTACGCGTACCTGGCCGGCGTGCGGTTCCAGGCGGACATCATGGCAACGACGGACGTTGACCTGCTGTGGAACCACAAGGCGAAACTGAGCCTGATGGCCACGGCCGAGGTGTCGAAGGATGGCCTGCTGGGACTGCTGCAGCGCTGCGACAAGACCTACGTGCAAGACCCGCGGCAGCGGTTCCGGGCCCGCTCGAGCACCGGCTTCATGGTCGACCTCATTCGCCAGATGCCGGAGCCGCCGTGGGCCGATGAGCCCGACCGTCTCGCCAAGAACGACCTGGTCGCCACTGACATCAGCAACATGGACTGGCTGCTCAGCGCGCCGCGCATTGAGCAGCCGGCGGTCGCGGTGGATGGCCGGGTGTTCATGATGACCGCCCCTGATCCGCGGGCTTTCGCTGCGTTCAAGGTGTGGCTCTCGCAAGAGCCCGGGCGCGACCCGCTCAAGAAGGGCCGGGACATCGCGCAGGCGCGCGCGGTGCTTCGGGTGCTGGAGGAGCGCCTGCCTCACCTGCCGCTCATCGAGGCGATGCAGTCGTTCCCAAAGCAGGTCGTCGATGCCGTCAAAGACGAACTCTCGTCTTCTATTGAGCCGGCGTCCACAGAAGCCGCTGCGGCGCGTCGCCGGCGTCCCTGA